GAACAGGAAATGGCCGAGCCCGCTGAAAAGCCCAAGCGGGCTCCCGAGGGCCCCGACGGTATCCCACACGCCGATAACTTCGATCGTCAAGTCCTGACACTGATAGTCCGGAGTCCTTCCCATGCAGCACACCACCTCGCAGCAATGCGAGATAGAGATTCACGACTTGGGCGTCGTAGGGAAGCCTCCGCAGGACCACCTTAAGGGCCTGGTCGACTGCTCACGAAACAGAACGGCCGGCACCCCATGGATGGGCATGCCGGCCGTTCGCCTCGCAGAACCTATGACGACTCAGTTGCTCCTTAGTGAGCGGCTGCCGACTTCACCTTCCCCGACGCGATGAAAGGCATCAAGGGCAGGTTTGTCGCATCCTTGTGGACCTTGAGGATGGCGATCGCACCGCGCAACGCATCGGTCAAAGAATGCGTCACGATCGGCACCACGCCTTCCCCCTTATCCACCACCATGTCCATGATCGCGGCGCCTGCCGGCGGAACCATGTAGGTCTGCACGCCCCGGAGACGGTTGGCAGGATTGCCGCTCTCCCAGACATCTTCCCACAACTCCGCGATCGGGTGGACCGCGGAAAAATTGTTCGGACCGGTGTTCACGAAATAAAACCGCACCCGCTCGTCCGGCTTGGCTTCGAGGAAATGCCCGCCGCTCTTGCTGTGCACCGGGTCGTAGCGAAAGACGCCGCCGTTGAACACGACATTCTCATACTTCCGATCGAACATGCCCTGCACGTCGTCCGGATCTTTGTATAGCTCGCTCTGCACCAGAACATATTCGCGATCGGCAACGGGCATGGATTTCTTATCCTTGGGGTCCACGATGATGGCACCCATCATCCCCCGCGCCACGTGCTGAATCATCGGCGACGCGCCGCAGTGGTACACGAAAATCCCCGGCTCTTTGGCTTCCCAGGTGTACTGGAGCGACTCACCGGGACGGAGTTCCCGGTAATGCATCAAGAAATCGGTCTGCGCAGCATGGAAATCCATGGAGTGCGGACGGCCGTTCGTCTCCGGATTCGTGAAGCTGAAGTCGACCAGATCGCCCTGCTCGACCCGGATCACGGGACCGGGATACTGATTGTTGAAGGTCCAGGCACTGTACGTCGTGCCCTCGCCGTCGACGACCACGTCGGTCTCCACGGCCGTCATCTCCACCTTCACAGTCTTCGCTTCCACCGCTGCCGCCATCGCGAACAGCGCCGCGCATGCCAATGCAACACACTGTCTTCCTCTCGCTTCAGCCTCCTTGTTGATAAATGACTCACCGACCGTGTCACTCTAAAACAGGAAGACCTGAAATAGTATGGTTTTCGTCATATGCGCATGATTCGCATGTCGCGACTTTCAGGTTCAACCGATGTGATGCACTTGTTTCGAGAAATACGACGGCTCATACCGCGGCATTTTGCATCGTCTCCCCCGAGTGTGTATAAGCTGGAAAGGTGATACAACGGACTGCATCCCCTCAGCACCACTCCGAATCCAGTACCGGCCGCGCGGCGAGATTTCGCTCCTTGGCTGTGCGCCTGTTGATGCTGCTGGTGCTCACCACAACTGAGTTCTTGGCTGCCACTGCCGGCTTGGCGGAGACTGCGGGCAGTTCGACGCCGATTACCCTCCGTTTCGTCTCCTGGAAGCCCGATCATCCCCGTGTCTGGGATGAAGCGATCACTCGTTTCATGCAGGCATATCCTCAAATTCGAGTGCTTCGGGAGTTGGCCCCCCACAGTTCCACCGCGTATCACGACCTATTGACGCAGAAACTAAAGAACCACGACGAGACCGTGGACATCTTCTTCATGGACGTGGTGTGGGTCCCGGAGTTTGCCGCGGCCGGCTGGACCCGCCCGCTCGATACGGAATTTAGGCCGGAAGAACGCGCGGAATTTCTCCCTGCCACCATTGCCGTCGGAGAATTTGGAGCTCACATCTACGGGGTGCCGAGCCGCATCGATGCGGGACTCCTCTACTACCGAGCGGACCTGTTAGCCAAGTACGGCTTTAGGCCGCCTGAAACCTGGGAAGAGCTCATTCGGCAAGCAGACGCCATCACCGATGGGGAACGCAGAGAGAACCCGACCCTGCGCGGCTATTCGGCCCAGTTCAAACAATACGAAGGCCTGGTCTGTAACATGTTGGAGTTCGTAGACTCCCACGGCGGCACCCTCCTGACCGCGGACGGATCGCGCGCGACCCTCACGTCACCGGAGGCGCTTGCCGCCACGGCGTTCGTGCGCGAACGACTGATCGGCTCCGTAGCCTCTCGCGCGGCGCTCACCTACCAGGAAACCGAATCGCTCGCGCTGTTTCTGCAAGGCCATGCCGTCTTTCATCGCAATTGGCCCTATGCCTGGGAAGTGACCAACAACCGGACCCGCTCGAAAGTCGCCGGGCTGGTCGGCGTGGCCCCATTGCCAGGATTCAGTCGAGGACGCCATGGCGCCACTCTCGGGGGCTGGCTCTATGGGATCAGCGCCTATTCACAACATCCGGCCGAGGCCTGGCAGTTCATCAACTTTCTGTCGACGCCGGCCATGCAACGCTGGTTCTCCCGAGAGGCCGGCATCGCGCCTTCACGGCGATCGTTGTATGACGATCCCGAGTTGCTTGCCGCCAACCCTCAACTCAGAAATCATTTGCACGTGTTGCAATCGGCGGTACCGCGGCCGAGAACCCCTATCTACCCCGCGCTATCCCACCTCCTGCAGAGCTATTTCAGCCGCGCCCTTTCACTGGAGGAGTTCGACCTGCCGCGAGAAGCTGCCGTTACGGACGCGCAAATCAATCGATTGCTCACCTTCACCAAGGCCGGCCCATGAACACCGCCGGCGCCGACCCCAGACAAAGGGACCGGATCGCGGCCTGGACGATGGTGGCGCCCGCCCTCCTCGTGACCGGGCTGTTCGTGCTGTACCCGGTCATGGACTCGCTGTGGCTGAGTCTGCACCGCCTGTTCGTGGGTGTGCCGTCGCTGGGCCAACCGTTCGTCGGGCTGGACAATTACTTGGCGCTGCTTCGCGATCCCATGGCGCATCATGCCTTTGCCGTCACCTTGGCCTACGTGGTCCTTTCCACCCTGTTCGAGTTACTCTGTGGCCTCGGCATCGCGCTCGTGATCCACGAGCGATTTCGTGGCCGCGGGCTGGTCCGCGCAGCCATCCTCATTCCCTGGGCCATTCCAACCGTCGTTGCCTCGCAACTCTGGCGTTACATCTTCAACGATCAATACGGCTTCGCCAACTTGTTGTTGTTCGGAGACCGATTGAACGAATACGTGCCCTGGTTGGCCTTCCCGGGCATGGCCTTCGCGGCGATCGTGCTGGCGGACGTCTGGAAAACCTCGTCCTTTGCGGCGCTGCTGATCCTGGCCGGACTCCAAGTCATTCCCGACGACGTCTACGAGGCGGCGAGAGTCGATGGCGCGAATCTGTGGCAACGGTTCCGCCACATTACATTGCCGCTCCTGAAACCGGCGCTGCTGCTGGCGCTCTTGTTCCGCACCATGGATGCGTTCCGCGTGTTCGACCTCGTCTTCGTCATGACGCAGGGCGGTCCAGGCGACGCCACCCAGGTACTGCAATTTTACGGGTATCAAACCCTCTTCACCGAAGGTCGACTCGGCGAGGGCTCGGCCATTTCCGTGGTCGTGTTTCTGACGATTCTGTGCCTTTCGTTGATCTATCTACGTGCGATCGGCTCGTCACTCGTGGAGCGACGACAGCCATGAATCGGCGCATGCTGCTCATACTCGGTATCGTACTCACGGTGGGAGTGAGCCTCCTGCCGTTTCTCTGGTTCGTGTCGGCGTCGTTCAAGTCTCAAGCTGAGATCGAGGCGGCCCCTCCGACCTGGTGGCCCTCCGGCAGTTTGGGATTTTATCGCAGCGCCCTCATCGACCATCACCTGCTCGACTATGTCGCCAACAGTGCCATCGTGGCCGGATCAACGACCCTGCTGGCTTTGGCCATCGGCATTCCCGCCGCCTACGTCCTGGCGCGTCTTCCTCTGCCCGGCAAAGGCGCCATCATGGCGCTGCTGCTCTGCATCTCCATGTTTCCACAAATGGCAATCGCCGCTCCGCTGTGGCGGCTGCTCGATTCGATTGGAGGCCTCAACCGCCATTGGGGCGTCATTCTCCCCTACACGGCCCTCACGCTCCCGTTGGCCATCTGGATTCTTGCCAGTTTCTTCAGGGAGCTGCCGGCCGAACTGGAGGACGCCGCCCGCGTCGACGGCTGCGGACCCTGGACCACGTTGTGGCGCATCATGTTGCCGCTGGCCTCGCCCGGCATCTTTACGGCGGCGATCTTGATCCTGATCTATGCCTGGAACGAATTCTTTTTTGCGCTGCTGATCCTGACCCAACCGGAGCGGCAGACCCTGCCGGTCGGCATTGCGCTGTTTCAGGGAGAGTTCACGATGCCCTGGGGCGAGTTAGCCGCTGCATCCGTCGTGGCTACGTTGCCGCTCATTCTCGTCGTCTTGCTCTGTCAGCGGTGGATTATTAGCGGGCTATCGGCCGGCGCCGTGAAAGGATGACAGGATGCCCAAGACGAACGACGAGGGGTGTAAGACGGAAGACGCGAGACGTGGCATGATGCGGCCAGTATGCCAGCATGTGCCGAACGAACTTTGAACCGCCGGTCGGACAAGAGTGACGTCGTCTATGGCTCAGCTTGAACTGCGTTCCATCTCCAAGTCGTTTCGCAAGGTCGAGGTCCTGCGCGAGATCTCGTTGCGGGTACCGGACGGCTCGTTCACGATTCTCTTGGGTCCGTCCGGCTGCGGCAAGTCGACGCTGCTGAGGATCATCGCGGGGTTGGATGCGCAAACCTCCGGCCAGGTCATGATCGACGGCAAGGCCGTCGACGCGCTGGCCCCGGCCGAGCGCGATATCGCAATGGTATTTCAACAGTACGCGCTCTACCCGCACTTATCGGTGCGGGAGAACATGGCCTTCGCGCTCAAAATGCGCCGCGCGCCTCGGCAGGTGATCGAGGAGCGCATCGCTGAAGCGGCGCAGCTGCTCGACATTCAATCGCTCCTGGATCGAAAACCACGGGAACTTTCCGGCGGCCAACGCCAACGCGTCGCAATGGGCCGAGCCATCGTGCGGAAGCCGAAGCTCTTTCTTTTTGACGAGCCGCTCTCGAACCTTGATGCCCAACTACGCACGACGATGCGGGTCGAGCTCAAGAAACTTCAACAGCGGCTGCGTGCCACGATGGTGTACGTCACCCATGACCAGGTCGAAGCTATGACGTTAGGCGACCAGATCGTCGTCCTGGAAGGCGGCCATGTTCGACAAGTCGATCCGCCGGATCGCCTCTACGGGGAGCCGGCCAATCCCTTCGTGGCCTCGTTCATCGGCACGCCGGCGATGAATCTGTGGGAAGGGCAGATCGTCGAGACTTCGGGACAGTCGGTCTTTCGGACGGAGGGCTTCGAGATCCCACTGCCGGCGGGGCTGCACATTCACAAGGGGCTACAGGGCTCGTCGGCGACCCTGGGCATACGCCCTGAGGATATTGTGATGGAGCCATCGGCCGGAGCGCTGGCCCTGGAGACGACCATCGAACTGATCGAGGATCTGGGCGCGGATCTCCTGCTGCATGGGCGCATCGGCCCCCTGGGGATCTCGGTTCGCACCGGCCGCCACACTCCAATCGCATCGGGCCAAGCGGTGCGCCTCTACGTGCCGACTGCCAAACTGCATCTGTTTCAAGAAAACCGCCGTGTCCCGTAAACACGGTGTCCTCTTGACTGCCCGCCCGACTCCCTTATCTAAGAGAGTATGATGATGCGCGAAGCCCGCTTTCGCTTGCATTGCTCCAGGAGACCCCGTAAGCTGCCGAAAGGATTGCACTCTTGATGGCGACCTCCCAACGCGACTACTACGACATCCTCGGTATCCCCCGCAGCGCCTCGGCCGACGACATTAAGAAGGCCTTTCGACGTCGTGCGCGCGAATACCATCCCGACCTCCATGCTGGGGCTAAAAAGTCGGAGATGGAGAAGAAATTCAAGGAATTGAACGAAGCGCACGAGATCCTGTCCGACCCCGACAAACGGAAGAAATACGACCAGTACGGACACAACTGGGAGAACGCTGAGGCCTACGAACGGGCTCGCCAGCAAGCCGGCGCCCAACCGGGCTGGGCCGGCACCGGTGCGACCGGCGGTGGAGGATTCGGCGGGAGCGGCGGCGACTTCGGCGACATCTTCGAAACGTTTTTCGGCGGTCGCAGCCGGGGCAGTTCGACGGGATTCCCCGTCGACGGCGAGGACCTGGAAACCGACGTTGAGCTCACCGTCCGCGATCTCCTGACCGGCGTCAGCAAACGCGTGGAACTCTCGGAACGGATTACCTGTAAAGCGTGCGAGGGAAAGGCCGTAGTCCGCGGCCGCCCCTGCGTCGTGTGCGGCGGCTCCGGCACCCAGATCGACAAACGCAAGATCGAAGTGCGAATTCCGGCCGGAGTAGAGGATGGGACGCGTGTCCGCATCGCGGGCAAGGGCCAGCCAGGCATCAACGGCGGGAAGCCAGGAGACCTGTATCTACGAGTGCAACTCGAACGGGACGGAGTGTTTCGCCAGAAGGGCTCCGATGTGCACGTCACTCTACCGGTCTGGCCTTGGGAAGCAGCCCTCGGCGCCGAGGTGATGGCCCCCACCTTGACGGAACCGGTCAAAGTGAAGATCCCGGCAGGGAGCAAGTCCGACAGCAAGCTGCGGCTGAAGGGAAAGGGATTGCCGACCTCAAGCGGTCAACATGGCGACCTGTTCCTCAAGCTCAAGATCGTGATGCCGCAACACCTGTCGGAAGAGGAACGCGCCCTGTACGAACAACTCCAGCGGTTCCACCATACCGATCCGCGAGCGGACGTCTTGGCCGCCGCCCGACGCAATTCGACCTGACCCGACAGACAGGCCGTTCGCCATGCAGATCCTCGAATACACCCTGTTCGCCTTCAGCTCGCTGTTCGTGATCGTCGACCCGGTCGCGGCCGTGCCGGCCTTTTTAGCCATGACCCCGCGGGACTCGATCGCGCAGCGCCTCCGGACAGCCCGGGTGGCGTCACTGGCGGTCGTCATCGTACTGTCGGCCTTCGCGTTACTCGGCCAATCGATCCTGAAAACCCTCGGAATCACGCTCCCGGCCATCCAAGTTGCCGGTGGCCTCGTACTATTGTTGGTGGCACTCGACATGCTGCGGGCACAGCGCTCGAGCGTCCAAGAGACCGCGGAAGAAACCGCGGCCGGAACGACCAAGGACGATATCGCCATTACCCCCTTGGCCCTTCCCATGCTGGCAGGTCCGGCGGCGATTTCGACCGTCGTCTTGTTGGAAGCCCAGGCCAAGAGCCTGGCCGAGCGCGCAGCCTTGTTGGGATGCCTTGTACTGATCGGATTGGCGAGTTACAGTATATTAGCGATCGCGGCCACGGGCGCAAAGTGGCTCAACCCCATCGCGGAACGCATCATCTCCCGCCTGATGGGGCTGCTGCTGTCCGCTCTGGCTGTCCAATTCATGTTCAACGGGCTCAAAGAAGTCGGACTGATACCGCAAGTCGCCACGCACTAACGCTCACAAACCCGAAGGAGGAACGAATGACGACGAAGCTCTTCACATTTGCCACGGCCTCTGCAATCGCCTGCGCCTTGACCCTGTCCCCGGCCTGGGCCAACTACGAAGGCGGGCACGGCGGCGGCGGATACGGCAAGGGCGGTCATGCGATGGGCGCAGGCATCATGGAAATGATGATGCACGGCGGCGCCGGGCACCTCATCCGCCACCTGCTGAAGCATGAAAAGGAAATCGGCCTGTCTGCCGAGCAAGTCGCCAAACTCAAGGACATACAGCTCAATCTCGACAAGACCCGCATTAAGATGGAGGCCGACGTACAGGTCGCCGAGCGCGAGTTGAAGGCGTTGACGGACGATGAGAAATCCGACCTGGGCGCGATCGAAGCCAAGCTGAAGCAGAGTGCGGACCTGCAAGTGGCCCTCCGCATGGTCTCGATTAAGACGCGCCGGGAAGCCCTCGGCGTGTTGACCGCGGACCAGCGCGCGAAGGAAAAAGTCGAGCATGAGAAGGCCATGCAGCAGCACAAGAGCATGGGCAAGGGTGCTCCGCAGGGCAGCAACCCCCATGGCAGCTCCGGCGTAAACCCGCACGGCGCCAACCCCCACGGGCAGGCGGCCCCCCAGCAGTAACGGACGACTTATCGTCGAAGGGAGGATGACTATGTTCAAGCAGGTTGCCATGAGTGCCCTCGCCGTCGGCGCCCTCTGCCTCGTCACCACCCCCGCCTGGAGCGATAAGGGCTCCAAGGGCAAGCACAAGGACGAGGAATGCAACGTCGCGGAACTCATCAAAGACGCCAAGGTCACTATCGACCAGGCCATCAAAACCGCGATCGAGAAGGTTCCCGGGACCGCCGTCGAAGCCGAGATCGAAAAGAAGCACGACAAGACGGTGTGGGAAGTGGAAATCCTCGGGGCCGACGGCAAGATGACCGAAGTCCACATCGATGCCGCCACCGGCGACGTCATCGACACCGAAGCGAAACACGAGAAACACGACAAGAAAGAGAAGAAGCACTAAGTCCCTCCGTACCGGGCGGGATCGAATCGATCCTGCCCGGTCGTTCCCTTTCGCCTCTCCCATTCTCCTCCAAATACCCCAGCTTCCCGCGCCGATTGACCCTTTACGGGATTCTGTGAGAAAGTTTGCCTCTTCGCCGATCGTTGCGAAGGCACATTGCTATTCCCTATAGAGGACTGACCATGACGAGCAATCCGAAACACAAAAGCCACGACCTTACCGATGGACCTGGACGGGCCCCTGCCCGCGCGATGTTGAAGGCCGTCGGGTTCACCGATGCCGACCTGGAACGCCCGCTGATCGGCGTCGCCAACACCTGGATCGAGGTGATGCCCTGCAACTACCACCTGCGCCGCCTGTCCGAGCGAGTGAAGGCCGGCATCCGGGCCGCGGGGGGAACCCCGATCGAGTACAACACGATCGCCGTCTCAGACGGCATTTCGATGGGTACCGAGGGGATGAAGGCCTCGTTGATCAGCCGTGAAGTGATCGCGGACTCGATCGAACTGGTCGCGCGCGGACATCTGTTCGACGGCGTGGTAGCCCTCTCCGGCTGCGACAAGACCATCCCCGGCACCGTGATGGCATTGTGCCGTTTGAACATCCCGTCGCTCATGCTCTACGGCGGTTCGATCATGCCGGGACAGTTCCAGGGGCACGACGTGACCATTCAGGACGTCTTCGAGGCGGTCGGCAAACATGCGTCCGGCAAGATGACCAACGCCGAGTTGAAAGACTTGGAAGACCATGCCTGCCCAGGCCCCGGAGCCTGCGGCGGCCAGTTCACGGCTAATACGATGGCGATCGCCTTTGAGTTCCTCGGCATCTCGCCGATGGGACGCAACGGCATCCCCGCCATGGATCAAAAGAAAGACGATGTGGCCTTCGAGACCGGGAAGCTCGTCATGGAGCTCCTGAAAAAGGACGTCCGGCCGCGCCAGATCATCACCCGTCGTTCGATCGAGAACGCCATTGCCGCCGTCGCCACGACCGGCGGATCGACCAACGCCGTGCTCCACCTGCTCGCGGTGGCGCGCGAAATGGGCGTGCGGCTGACGATCGATGACTTCGACAAGATCAACCGCAAGGTGCCGTTGCTGGCCGACCTCAAGCCGGGCGGACGGTTCATGGCATCGGATCTGTTTGCCGCAGGCGGCACGACGCTGGTCGCCAAGCGATTGATCGACGCCAAGATTCTCCACCCCGATCAAATCACGGTGACTGGCAAGACGATCGGCGAGGAGGCCAAGTCCGCGCAGGAAACAGCGGGGCAGCAAGTACTGCGGCCCATCTCAAACCCGATCAAGCCCACAGGCGGCCTGGTCATTCTCAAGGGGAACCTCGCGCCGGAAGGCTGTGTGGTAAAGGTCGCAGGCCATTCCATCATGCATTTCCGCGGCCCGGCGAAAGTGTACGATCGTGAGGAAGACGCCTTCGCCGCCGTGAAGTCCGGCAAGATCAAGGCCGGCGACGTAGTGGTGATTCGTTATGAAGGGCCTTCTGGAGGCCCCGGCATGCGAGAAATGTTGGGCGTCACCGCCGCCATCGTCGGGGCAGGACTCGGCGATTCCGTCGCGTTGCTGACCGACGGCCGGTTCTCCGGTGCCACGCATGGCTTGATGGCAGGCCACGTCTCGCCGGAAGCGATCAAGGGCGGACCGATCGGTGCGGTCAAGAACGGCGATATGATCACCTTCGACATCGCCAAGCGAAAATTGGATGTCGAACTCAGCCAGAAGGAAATCGCCTCGCGCCTGAAGAAGGTCAAGCATCCCGCCCCGCGCTATCTCTCCGGTGTCATGGGGAAATATGCGCGGCACGTGTCATCGGCCTCGGAAGGCGCGATGACCAATTGACATGACACGTTAGACGGTAGACGTGTCGCGCGTGTTATTAGACAGCGCGGGACACGCGGACAACACCACCTTGAGGACCGTGATGCGGCAATTCGTTCAGCGACTGCTTCGCATCACGGTCCTCGGTTTGTGTAACTTCCTCGCGCATTCTCCCGCCCAAGCCGCTGAATCAGCGGTGCCCCCCTGTATCGATTGGCAGACCCGCCATCCGGAGTGGCTCTGGTGCGACGATTTCGAGAGCGATCGCCTCGAGAGTTATTTCGAACACGACATTCGGCACGGACGCTTCGTAAGAGAAGGTGGCGTCGGCACCGACGGATCAGCCGGCATGCGCGCCGAGTACTTACCCGGCGATCCTCATGGCGGGTTTCTTCATGTCGCGTTTGGCCGCACGCCGAGCCCCTATATGAAGCCGGTCGACGCAGGCACCGCCCGTTACCGGGACATCTACTGGCGCTTCCATCTCCGGCTTCAGCCCGGCTGGACCGGGGGTGGAGCCGATAAGCTCACCCGCGCAACGATTCTTTCAAGCGATCGGTTCGCGCAAGCCGCGATCGGCCATCTCTGGAGCGGCGCGCCACCCGACTCGGACCCAATCCGGCTCTACATCGATCCCGCATCGGGCACGGACGAGTTCGGGACCCTACGGACGACCACCTACAACGACTTTCCACGCCTCCGGTGGCTCGGAGCCGCCGGCGGCTCGACGCCGCTCTTTTCGGACGCCAACGCCGGCCGGTGGTTTTGCATCGAGGTGCACATGAAGCTCAATTCCTCCACCGAGGCGGACGGCCTGCTCGAATATTGGATCGACGATCGGCTCGAAGCCCAACGCAGGGGAATCAACTGGATCGGCGGGTATTCGGACTACGGCATCAACGCAGTATATCTGGAAAACTATTGGACCAGCGTGCCGTTCTCGAAGATCCAGGCACGCTACTTCGACAACTTCGTCGTGTCGACGCAACGGATCGGTTGTAGAGCAGGCGAACCGGGGCCGTAGCCGCCTGCCGCCACCCTGTCCACAGTACCGGAGTCCCCTCCTCGGCCTACCGGCCCACCCCCAATTGCTTCATGTACTCAGCGTTGTCCCAAAAGAGATGCTCCTCGGCAATGCACCCGTTCTTCCACTTGGCAACCATTGCCATCGGCAACTTGACCGTCTTGCCCGTGGGAGCAATGGTCTTCCCATCGGGCAAGGTCATCGGCTCAGAGAAGGTCGCTTCTAAGATCCCTGTCGTGACCGTCCATTCTCCGGAGCCGAACGCGATAGGATGCGCGGTGATGCGGCTGTCGGGCGCGCCGTTGAACAGTCCCTCGATATCCTTCACGTGCGGTTCGATGCCCTGTGTCGTTCGGCCATCGGGAAACACCACCTTCACATCCGGACAGTGAATCTCTCGAAACAGGGTCATGTTCTTTCGCTCGCTGTAGGCCTCGAAATCGAGCCGATCAAAGCGCGTGAGATTGGCTTGCGCGTGATCATCGACTCCCTTGTTGGATTCCGCAGCTTGCGGCACTCCCGGAGATCCGAATGGAAGTGCCAAGACGAAGATCGCGCATGTCCGCTTCATGACTCACCTGTTCGCTGGATGCCTTTCACATCACGTTCAAGGTCTCGGCGGCTGCGAGGGCGCCCTGCTCAGGTTCGACGGCACATCCATTCCACTCGCTTCATCAGAGTGTCTTGTGGGTCCCATCACAGAAGGGAGGATTCTTGGTGTGCTTGCACTGACACAAAGCCACCGTCTTCTTCTCGGTCATGGTGAACTCCATGGGGGTGAAGCTGGTCCCCTTGTGGGCCCCATCGCAGAACGGTTGATTCTTCGAACGTCCGCACCGGCACCAATAGTAGGTGCCCGGCTCCAACTCCATCACGACCGGCTGCTTGGCTGCAACGACTGGCTTTTCCATCCTGCTTCCTCCTGTCTGAATGATTGCGGCAATAGGTTTCGAACGATCGCACGTTACCTGTTCATATCGACAATGGCAACGAGGTCCTCTCGTCATCAGACTCGCTCTCGGCACTTGAGGCACGGGGCCGACGTCCCACGATGCCCCCTCCAATGACATCCTGCACGAGGGCCTGCATCAGACAGCCGGACACCTGAATCGTGACGCCCTGTCGATGCATCTCACCCAGAAGCCTCTTCCCCGCTTCATCGATGAATGTGACTTCCCGAAGGTCGGCGTGCTGGACTGCCCCCCCGGCTTCCTTCATCCGCAGCCAACAGGCCAACAGCTCCCCGACCCAGGGACCGACCAGTCGCCCGGAGAGGACGATGGTGGTCCCATGACCTGAATTCGACTGCGTGATCTTCAACATGGTCTGCCGAGCCTCCGCTGTCATGCTCGAAGCGGCTCCGATTACAACATCCGGAAGCCATACGCCGGCTTGCGTGCCTCAGTCGTACCGGACGCAGGCGCCTCGCTCAACCGGCGAGCGATCGCTCCGTCGAGCGACCACTTCCCACCGCCGATGATGGCTAACACCAGACTCATCGCTATCACGAGCAAGTGGTATTCAAACCCTTCCCCTTGCTGTTGGCCGAACCAGTTCATGAAGAATCCCTGCGGCCAATGCACCGTCGCGACCGCACCCGCCATGATCACGATGAAGCTGGCCGCCGTGAAGCGCGTCAAGAATCCCGCGATCAAACCGAGGCTACCGATGGATTCCCCGATGATGACCAAGAACGCGACCAACCACGGGAGCCCCATCTTCTGGGTAAAGAACCCCATCGTGCCTTCGTACCCAAATCCGCCGAACCACCCGAAGAGCTTCTGCGCTCCGTGGGCGAAGATCACGCTGCCCAACGACACCCGCAGAATCAACCCTGCCCATGACTCGTCCGTTTTAAAGAACCACATGTCGAACCTCCTTGTTGTTGGGATCACATGCGTGTCCCTGCGACTCGATGATGAACCAGTCCAGTCACCCATTCCTTTGCCAGTAGACCGACCATGATCAGAGGCAGGGCCAAAAGCATGCCGTACCACCAACCCCAGATCGTTCTATGATTCATGGCCTCACCTCCCGGTCCTGATGTCACGCTTGCCCATGATTACAGCAAGGGCTGTTCCACCTCACATCAGGTCGGGGATGCCTTGGCTAACTTATTGTTTTGGTTCTGAATTGCCGGAATAACTGAAGCGAATCTTGAGAGAGGACGAAGCGTGTGACGACGTGGAGCAGACGAGGGTTCGTCAGGTGACGAAGTGCATCGTCACGATCGTGGACGGGACAGACCGAGTTTCTTGATCTTCGACGTGAGAGTCGTCCGCTTGAGGCCTAGTCGCGCCGCGGCGCCGGTGGGTCCCCCGATCACCCACTGCGACTCTCGCAGCACTCGAAGGATCTGCTCGCGCTCGGCCTCGTGCAGGGTTGAGTTCGAAGGTGGCGGGGCGGCTTCGTCCAGTTTGAGTTCCCCG
This Nitrospiraceae bacterium DNA region includes the following protein-coding sequences:
- a CDS encoding multicopper oxidase domain-containing protein, whose amino-acid sequence is MAAAVEAKTVKVEMTAVETDVVVDGEGTTYSAWTFNNQYPGPVIRVEQGDLVDFSFTNPETNGRPHSMDFHAAQTDFLMHYRELRPGESLQYTWEAKEPGIFVYHCGASPMIQHVARGMMGAIIVDPKDKKSMPVADREYVLVQSELYKDPDDVQGMFDRKYENVVFNGGVFRYDPVHSKSGGHFLEAKPDERVRFYFVNTGPNNFSAVHPIAELWEDVWESGNPANRLRGVQTYMVPPAGAAIMDMVVDKGEGVVPIVTHSLTDALRGAIAILKVHKDATNLPLMPFIASGKVKSAAAH
- a CDS encoding ABC transporter substrate-binding protein, with protein sequence MLLVLTTTEFLAATAGLAETAGSSTPITLRFVSWKPDHPRVWDEAITRFMQAYPQIRVLRELAPHSSTAYHDLLTQKLKNHDETVDIFFMDVVWVPEFAAAGWTRPLDTEFRPEERAEFLPATIAVGEFGAHIYGVPSRIDAGLLYYRADLLAKYGFRPPETWEELIRQADAITDGERRENPTLRGYSAQFKQYEGLVCNMLEFVDSHGGTLLTADGSRATLTSPEALAATAFVRERLIGSVASRAALTYQETESLALFLQGHAVFHRNWPYAWEVTNNRTRSKVAGLVGVAPLPGFSRGRHGATLGGWLYGISAYSQHPAEAWQFINFLSTPAMQRWFSREAGIAPSRRSLYDDPELLAANPQLRNHLHVLQSAVPRPRTPIYPALSHLLQSYFSRALSLEEFDLPREAAVTDAQINRLLTFTKAGP
- a CDS encoding sugar ABC transporter permease → MNTAGADPRQRDRIAAWTMVAPALLVTGLFVLYPVMDSLWLSLHRLFVGVPSLGQPFVGLDNYLALLRDPMAHHAFAVTLAYVVLSTLFELLCGLGIALVIHERFRGRGLVRAAILIPWAIPTVVASQLWRYIFNDQYGFANLLLFGDRLNEYVPWLAFPGMAFAAIVLADVWKTSSFAALLILAGLQVIPDDVYEAARVDGANLWQRFRHITLPLLKPALLLALLFRTMDAFRVFDLVFVMTQGGPGDATQVLQFYGYQTLFTEGRLGEGSAISVVVFLTILCLSLIYLRAIGSSLVERRQP
- the ugpC gene encoding sn-glycerol-3-phosphate ABC transporter ATP-binding protein UgpC, whose amino-acid sequence is MAQLELRSISKSFRKVEVLREISLRVPDGSFTILLGPSGCGKSTLLRIIAGLDAQTSGQVMIDGKAVDALAPAERDIAMVFQQYALYPHLSVRENMAFALKMRRAPRQVIEERIAEAAQLLDIQSLLDRKPRELSGGQRQRVAMGRAIVRKPKLFLFDEPLSNLDAQLRTTMRVELKKLQQRLRATMVYVTHDQVEAMTLGDQIVVLEGGHVRQVDPPDRLYGEPANPFVASFIGTPAMNLWEGQIVETSGQSVFRTEGFEIPLPAGLHIHKGLQGSSATLGIRPEDIVMEPSAGALALETTIELIEDLGADLLLHGRIGPLGISVRTGRHTPIASGQAVRLYVPTAKLHLFQENRRVP
- a CDS encoding carbohydrate ABC transporter permease, with protein sequence MNRRMLLILGIVLTVGVSLLPFLWFVSASFKSQAEIEAAPPTWWPSGSLGFYRSALIDHHLLDYVANSAIVAGSTTLLALAIGIPAAYVLARLPLPGKGAIMALLLCISMFPQMAIAAPLWRLLDSIGGLNRHWGVILPYTALTLPLAIWILASFFRELPAELEDAARVDGCGPWTTLWRIMLPLASPGIFTAAILILIYAWNEFFFALLILTQPERQTLPVGIALFQGEFTMPWGELAAASVVATLPLILVVLLCQRWIISGLSAGAVKG